In the genome of Candidatus Bathyarchaeota archaeon, the window GACCGCGGGCAATACCAGCGACCTCGATCTACTCGTCGTCTCGGATGATTTTAAAGGGACGCTGGGCAAAAGGATCGAATCCCTGATGGAGACCGTTAAGGAGAGGGTAGAGCCCGAGGTCGAGTTCCTCAGGGAGAACGGCATCCATACATTTCTAAGCCTGTACCCCTTAAAGAGTCGCGAGGTGGAGAGGCTGCCGCTGATCATGCTGGATATGGTGGACGACGCGAAAATAGTATATGACAAGGATGGCTTCCTGGAGAGGCAGCTCCTGAAGCTTAAACTAAAGCTCCTGGAGCTCGGGGCTAAAAGGGTACATGTTGGAAGAGATAGATGGTACTGGGATCTATGCCCCAACTATAAGCCATTGGAAGCTGCTCTGATATGAGCAGGATGGTTAAAATAGCTGGAGCTTACCTTCGACAAGCTGAAAGTAGGCTGAAGGACGCTGAGGAAGCCTTCAGGGATGGTAACTATCCATATTGCCTGAGGCTCTCTCAGGAATGCGTTGAGCTCTCGCTTAAGGCTTCCTTAAAGCTAGTTGGCATAGAATACCCTAAGATCCACGACGTCTCCGCTGTCCTACTGAAAGTGAAGGAGAGGTTCCCTGAATGGTTCAAGGAAAACATAGATGAGATGAGCGAAGCCTCGAGGATCCTCGCCTCTAAGAGGGAGATAGCCTTCTACGGAAGCGAAGAGGAGTATTTAGTACCCGAAGAGATTATAGGAGAGGAAGAGGCTAAGGACGCGGTCAACAAGGCGGGGAAAACTTATCAACTATGCAGGAGCCTCCTCTCAAAGTTCAGCCAGAGGCAAGAAGCTTGAATTCTTAAATCGAACAATTAATGCTCCAAGTAAACTCAATAATCGTTTTCCATCCTTATAGGGGCTTAGGGCAGGTAGGGGAGCCATCG includes:
- a CDS encoding HEPN domain-containing protein; its protein translation is MSRMVKIAGAYLRQAESRLKDAEEAFRDGNYPYCLRLSQECVELSLKASLKLVGIEYPKIHDVSAVLLKVKERFPEWFKENIDEMSEASRILASKREIAFYGSEEEYLVPEEIIGEEEAKDAVNKAGKTYQLCRSLLSKFSQRQEA
- a CDS encoding nucleotidyltransferase domain-containing protein yields the protein MWIPRWIGEPYARLYGEFQLRVFRFEDALKVLSASNAGMAKAVFSRLHKESLLAVFKRSRPRLYRLMDPETFIALASGKIKKVVIPQETYLNLIYGCCKALMGCIALTSLAVYGSVARGTAGNTSDLDLLVVSDDFKGTLGKRIESLMETVKERVEPEVEFLRENGIHTFLSLYPLKSREVERLPLIMLDMVDDAKIVYDKDGFLERQLLKLKLKLLELGAKRVHVGRDRWYWDLCPNYKPLEAALI